The Xanthobacter flavus genome includes a window with the following:
- a CDS encoding zinc-binding dehydrogenase: MTKTMKALLLKQHGDVSDLQVVTDYPVPSAKPGEVVIRVGASSFNYHDVFTVKGMPGIKVPLPVIIGLDMAGEIVELGEGVTGWAVGDRVLVNPLNPKVGLMGEMMDGGMAEYCAVTAGQLIKMPDGVSFTDAASLPVAYGTAHRMLVTHNTVKAGDKVLILGASGGVGTGCVMLAKQMGCEVIACAGSDDKMARLKELGADHVVNYRTTDFSKWAVEKYGKPQRRTYEGGVDVVVNFTGGDTWVPSLRCVKRGGTILVCGATAGHDPKEDLRYIWSFELKVIGSNSFYHENLSALMDMIQKGELKPVVDKVLPLEEAAEGLRMIRDREVMGKIVVTP, translated from the coding sequence ATGACAAAAACCATGAAGGCCCTGCTGCTGAAGCAACATGGCGACGTGAGCGACCTTCAGGTCGTCACCGACTATCCGGTCCCCAGCGCCAAGCCGGGTGAGGTGGTGATCCGGGTCGGCGCGTCGTCCTTCAACTATCACGACGTGTTCACGGTGAAGGGCATGCCCGGCATCAAGGTGCCGCTGCCCGTCATCATCGGCCTCGACATGGCCGGCGAGATCGTGGAGCTGGGCGAGGGCGTCACCGGCTGGGCGGTGGGCGACCGGGTGCTCGTGAACCCGCTCAACCCCAAGGTGGGGCTGATGGGCGAGATGATGGACGGCGGCATGGCGGAATACTGCGCCGTCACCGCCGGCCAGCTCATCAAGATGCCCGACGGCGTGAGCTTCACCGACGCCGCCTCTTTGCCGGTGGCCTACGGCACGGCGCACCGCATGCTGGTCACCCACAACACGGTGAAGGCGGGCGACAAGGTGCTCATCCTCGGCGCCTCGGGCGGCGTGGGCACCGGCTGCGTCATGCTCGCCAAGCAGATGGGCTGCGAGGTGATCGCCTGCGCCGGCTCCGACGACAAGATGGCCCGCCTGAAGGAACTGGGCGCGGACCACGTCGTCAACTACCGCACCACCGACTTCTCCAAGTGGGCGGTCGAGAAGTACGGCAAGCCCCAGCGCCGCACCTATGAGGGCGGCGTGGACGTGGTGGTGAACTTCACCGGCGGCGACACCTGGGTGCCCTCGCTGCGCTGCGTGAAGCGCGGCGGCACCATCCTGGTCTGCGGCGCCACCGCCGGCCACGATCCCAAGGAAGATCTTCGCTACATCTGGAGCTTCGAGCTGAAGGTCATCGGCTCCAACAGCTTCTACCACGAGAACCTCTCCGCCCTCATGGACATGATCCAGAAGGGCGAGCTGAAGCCGGTGGTGGACAAGGTTCTCCCCCTCGAAGAGGCCGCCGAGGGCCTGCGCATGATCCGCGACCGCGAGGTCATGGGCAAGATCGTCGTCACCCCCTGA
- a CDS encoding PaaI family thioesterase: MSDAPLTKEQVEALLLKGPFHQWLGLTVEDVGEGTIRLRAKWRPEWVVNADRGYAHGGILATLVDLTADWALVSKTGRGVPTVDLRVDYHRAAMQHDLICVGKVIKFGGQLCVSEAQILDEDGKLLASGRGVYMIPPKA; the protein is encoded by the coding sequence ATGTCTGACGCTCCCCTGACCAAGGAACAGGTCGAAGCCCTCCTGCTGAAGGGCCCCTTCCACCAGTGGCTCGGCCTCACCGTCGAGGACGTGGGCGAGGGCACCATCCGCCTGCGCGCCAAGTGGCGCCCGGAATGGGTGGTGAATGCTGACCGGGGCTACGCCCACGGCGGCATCCTCGCCACGCTGGTGGACCTCACCGCCGACTGGGCGCTGGTGTCGAAGACCGGCCGCGGCGTACCCACCGTCGATCTTCGCGTGGACTACCACCGCGCGGCCATGCAGCACGACCTGATCTGCGTGGGCAAGGTCATCAAGTTCGGCGGCCAGCTCTGCGTCTCCGAGGCGCAGATCCTGGACGAGGACGGCAAGCTGCTGGCCTCCGGGCGCGGGGTCTACATGATCCCGCCCAAGGCCTGA
- a CDS encoding VOC family protein yields MAALDHVVINTLKSMDAAADLFAALGFTLTPRGTHSLGSINHLMMTSGAYLELVGVPDTGRQRQEVLDSPFGLNGLVLRTFDADATRDTLAAAGFAPTGPVAFSRPVEVDGVEHDARFRTVRLPPETFPAGRVYFCEHLTPELVWRDEWMTHPNGFCAIDAFTIASPHPEAEARRLASAFASAAQPDGAGWRVPLDDADVRVVPGDKAAFRTATLRFSSLDDIAARANALRDARWEALDPDAGVLSLPAFDLNLTCRSS; encoded by the coding sequence GTGGCCGCGCTCGACCATGTGGTGATCAACACCCTCAAGTCCATGGACGCGGCCGCGGACCTCTTTGCGGCGCTGGGCTTCACGCTCACGCCGCGGGGGACCCATTCGCTCGGGTCCATCAACCATCTGATGATGACGTCCGGCGCCTATCTGGAGCTGGTGGGGGTGCCGGACACCGGCCGCCAGCGCCAGGAGGTTCTGGACAGCCCGTTCGGCCTCAACGGCCTCGTGCTGCGCACCTTCGACGCCGACGCCACCCGCGACACGCTCGCGGCCGCCGGCTTCGCCCCGACCGGGCCGGTGGCCTTCTCGCGGCCGGTGGAGGTGGACGGGGTGGAGCACGATGCCCGCTTCCGCACCGTGCGCCTGCCGCCGGAGACCTTCCCGGCCGGGCGCGTCTATTTCTGCGAGCACCTGACGCCGGAGCTGGTCTGGCGGGATGAGTGGATGACGCATCCCAACGGCTTCTGCGCCATCGACGCCTTCACCATCGCCTCACCCCACCCGGAAGCCGAGGCGCGTCGCCTCGCCAGCGCCTTCGCCAGCGCAGCCCAGCCCGATGGCGCGGGCTGGCGTGTGCCGCTGGACGATGCCGACGTGCGCGTGGTGCCAGGCGACAAAGCCGCCTTCCGCACGGCGACGTTGCGCTTCTCATCCCTCGACGACATCGCGGCCCGCGCCAACGCGCTGAGGGACGCCCGCTGGGAGGCGCTCGACCCCGACGCGGGTGTGCTCAGCCTGCCCGCCTTTGACCTGAACCTGACCTGCAGGAGCAGTTGA
- a CDS encoding class I adenylate-forming enzyme family protein: MSLPANLGDFVCRTTAPDHPLFIGLDFDGTTTVLTRAGFDALADAVARGLLKHGLVRGDRVALLAANRPDYVAVVMGAMRAGIVPVPVNFKFPAATIADVIADCGARLVVHDGERRALLPAEAPEGVAFVDFDGTGPGTLAALLDPGPFEPVVPAPDEPALSLYTSGSTGRPKGVLLSHAAHRWVADTRRAEIDLSRERMLIAAPLYHMNALALAFLACASGSTAVLLPQFRAVPYIDAIASHGCTFLTAVPPMIAMMLREKAALAEADLSGVRLLRMGSAPVTDSLAQQIRQLLPNAAIINAYGTTEGGPIVFSGHPDGRPVPMGSVGYPHPQVAVRLVGPEAPESGELEMKSPAVMLGYHNRPDVRSPLTADGFYRTGDVFRRDADGFYYFLGRTDDMFVCGGENIFPGEVEAVLDKHPQVLQSCVVPVPDEIKGEKPVAFVVRRPGADIAEEALKQFMLANAPAYQHPRRIWFLEQMPLATTNKIDRSALKRRAMSEISAGSPA; this comes from the coding sequence ATGAGCCTGCCCGCGAATCTCGGGGATTTCGTCTGCCGCACCACCGCGCCGGACCACCCCCTGTTCATCGGCCTCGATTTCGACGGCACCACCACCGTGCTCACCCGCGCCGGCTTCGACGCCCTCGCCGATGCCGTGGCGCGCGGTCTTCTCAAGCACGGCCTCGTGCGCGGCGACCGCGTCGCCCTCCTCGCCGCGAACCGGCCGGACTATGTGGCGGTGGTGATGGGTGCCATGCGCGCCGGCATCGTGCCGGTGCCGGTGAACTTCAAGTTCCCGGCCGCCACCATCGCCGACGTGATCGCCGATTGCGGCGCACGCCTCGTGGTCCACGACGGCGAGCGCCGCGCCCTCCTGCCCGCCGAGGCGCCCGAGGGCGTGGCCTTTGTGGATTTCGACGGCACCGGGCCGGGCACGCTCGCCGCTTTGCTCGATCCCGGCCCGTTCGAGCCGGTGGTGCCCGCGCCCGATGAGCCGGCGCTCAGCCTCTACACCTCCGGCTCCACCGGGCGGCCGAAGGGCGTGCTGCTCTCCCACGCCGCGCACCGCTGGGTGGCGGACACGCGCCGCGCCGAGATCGACCTCTCCCGCGAGCGGATGCTGATTGCCGCGCCGCTCTACCACATGAACGCGCTGGCCCTCGCCTTCCTCGCCTGCGCATCCGGGAGCACGGCGGTGCTGCTGCCCCAGTTCCGCGCGGTGCCCTATATCGACGCCATCGCCAGCCACGGCTGCACCTTCCTCACCGCCGTGCCGCCCATGATCGCCATGATGCTGCGGGAGAAGGCGGCGCTGGCTGAGGCCGACCTTTCCGGCGTGCGCCTGCTGCGCATGGGCTCGGCGCCGGTGACGGATTCGCTGGCCCAGCAGATCCGCCAGCTCCTGCCCAACGCCGCCATCATCAACGCCTATGGCACCACGGAAGGTGGCCCCATCGTGTTCTCCGGCCATCCGGACGGGCGGCCCGTGCCCATGGGCTCGGTGGGCTATCCCCACCCGCAGGTCGCCGTGCGGCTCGTCGGGCCGGAGGCGCCGGAGAGCGGGGAGCTGGAGATGAAAAGCCCGGCGGTGATGCTCGGCTATCACAACCGGCCGGACGTGCGCTCGCCCCTCACGGCGGATGGCTTCTACCGCACCGGCGACGTGTTCCGCCGCGACGCGGACGGCTTCTATTACTTCCTCGGCCGCACCGACGACATGTTCGTCTGCGGCGGCGAGAACATCTTCCCTGGCGAGGTGGAGGCGGTGCTCGACAAGCACCCGCAGGTGCTTCAGTCCTGCGTCGTGCCGGTGCCGGACGAGATCAAGGGCGAGAAGCCGGTGGCCTTCGTGGTGCGCCGTCCGGGCGCCGATATCGCAGAGGAGGCGCTCAAGCAGTTCATGCTCGCCAACGCCCCCGCCTACCAGCATCCGCGCCGCATCTGGTTCCTGGAGCAGATGCCGCTCGCCACCACCAACAAGATCGACCGTAGCGCGCTCAAGCGGCGCGCCATGTCCGAAATCAGCGCGGGGAGCCCGGCATGA
- a CDS encoding PLP-dependent cysteine synthase family protein, with amino-acid sequence MNVIAPPRAVPDQAWVAEAIARIEADINRSADTHLIRIPLPRVPGITLYLKDESSHPTGSLKHRLARSLFLYALCNGWIGPDTTIIESSSGSTAISEAYFARLLGLRFIAVMPRRTSAEKVAAIAFEGGEPHLIDGWNTSEEARRLAEELDGHYMDQFTFAERATDWRGNNNIAESIFSQMAFEPHPIPDWVVCSAGTGGTAATIGRFIRYRKFPTRLCVADPEASVFHRHYADRSVMQVDACKSVIEGIGRTVVEPSFIPSVVDRMAVISDAASIAAARRISAVIGRACGGSTGTNISACVDLIEEMAAEGKGGSIVTLLCDSGARYRSTLYDDAWLAEHGIDLKPHIARLDAVFGPQPSTPVSC; translated from the coding sequence ATGAACGTCATCGCCCCGCCCCGCGCGGTGCCGGACCAGGCGTGGGTGGCCGAGGCCATCGCTCGCATCGAGGCCGACATCAACCGCTCGGCCGACACCCATCTCATCCGCATCCCGCTGCCGCGCGTGCCGGGCATCACGCTCTATCTGAAGGACGAATCGAGCCACCCCACCGGCAGCCTCAAGCACCGGCTGGCGCGCTCGCTCTTCCTCTATGCCCTGTGCAACGGCTGGATCGGGCCGGACACGACGATCATCGAATCCTCGTCCGGCTCCACCGCCATTTCGGAAGCCTATTTCGCCCGGCTGCTGGGCCTGCGCTTCATCGCGGTGATGCCCCGGCGGACCTCGGCGGAGAAGGTGGCAGCCATCGCCTTCGAGGGCGGCGAGCCCCACCTCATCGACGGCTGGAATACCTCGGAAGAAGCGCGCCGCCTCGCCGAGGAGCTGGACGGCCATTACATGGACCAGTTCACCTTCGCCGAGCGCGCCACCGACTGGCGCGGCAACAACAACATCGCCGAGAGCATCTTCTCGCAGATGGCGTTCGAGCCGCACCCGATTCCCGACTGGGTGGTGTGCAGCGCCGGAACCGGCGGCACGGCGGCGACCATCGGCCGCTTCATCCGCTACCGCAAATTCCCCACGCGGCTATGCGTGGCGGACCCTGAGGCCTCCGTCTTCCACCGCCACTATGCCGACCGCTCGGTGATGCAGGTGGATGCCTGCAAGAGCGTCATCGAGGGCATCGGCCGCACGGTGGTGGAGCCCTCCTTCATCCCGTCCGTGGTGGACCGGATGGCGGTGATCTCGGACGCGGCGAGCATCGCCGCCGCCCGGCGGATCAGCGCCGTCATCGGCCGCGCCTGCGGCGGCTCCACCGGCACCAACATCTCCGCCTGCGTGGACCTCATCGAGGAGATGGCGGCGGAGGGGAAAGGCGGGTCCATCGTGACCCTTCTGTGCGATTCCGGCGCGCGCTACCGTTCCACCCTGTATGACGATGCCTGGCTCGCCGAGCACGGCATCGACCTCAAGCCCCACATCGCGCGGCTCGATGCCGTGTTCGGCCCTCAGCCATCCACCCCTGTTTCTTGCTAA
- a CDS encoding gamma-glutamyltransferase family protein, whose amino-acid sequence MTASFDWSAGYPSRRLPVFGNNVVSTSHPRAAQAGLSMIAKGGNAVDAAIAAAAVMAIVEPCSNGLGSDAFCILWDGKGLHGLNASGFSPAAWTPDYFRAKYGADAKTLPQRGWDAVTVPGAVASWVALSERFGKLPFADLMEPAIAIAERGFLVSTNVQHKWAAAATLPQLTSQPGFREVFLPKGRAPFVGEHVTMPGAARALRLIGETKGEAFYRGEIADALEANAKANGGALTAADMAAYAPDWVTPVAQDYRGYTVHEIPPNGQGITALMALGILSHFDLQGFSADGVEAQHLQIEAIKLAFADVYRYVADPRAMEISPADMLDADYLASRARLIDPRRAQRFAPGNPVRGGTIYLTAADASGMMVSFIQSNYQGFGSGVVLPEWGVSLQNRGFGFSLNPERANVVAPRKRPFQTIIPGFLTKGGQPVMSFGVMGGNMQPQGHVQTLVRMLDFAQNPQAACDAPRWRFDEGLSINLEPGNSPELLDGLAALGHEVAVLNDTYQDFGAGQFIWRMGDPAVEGYAAASDPRRDGQAAVS is encoded by the coding sequence ATGACTGCGTCGTTCGATTGGTCCGCCGGCTATCCCTCGCGGCGCCTGCCCGTGTTCGGCAACAATGTGGTCTCCACCTCCCATCCGCGCGCGGCGCAGGCAGGGCTGTCCATGATCGCCAAGGGCGGCAATGCGGTGGACGCCGCCATCGCCGCCGCCGCCGTCATGGCCATCGTGGAGCCGTGCAGCAACGGCCTCGGCTCGGACGCCTTCTGCATCCTCTGGGATGGCAAGGGCCTGCACGGCCTCAATGCCTCGGGCTTCTCACCGGCCGCCTGGACGCCCGACTACTTCCGCGCCAAGTACGGCGCCGACGCCAAGACCCTCCCCCAGCGCGGCTGGGACGCGGTGACGGTGCCCGGCGCGGTGGCGAGCTGGGTGGCGCTCTCCGAGCGCTTCGGCAAGCTGCCCTTCGCGGACCTCATGGAGCCGGCCATCGCCATCGCCGAGCGCGGCTTCCTCGTCTCCACCAACGTGCAGCACAAATGGGCCGCCGCCGCGACCCTGCCCCAGCTCACCAGCCAGCCCGGCTTCAGGGAGGTGTTCCTGCCCAAGGGCCGCGCGCCCTTCGTGGGCGAGCATGTGACCATGCCGGGCGCCGCCCGCGCGCTGCGGCTGATCGGCGAGACCAAGGGCGAGGCCTTCTATCGCGGCGAGATCGCCGATGCGCTGGAGGCCAACGCCAAGGCCAATGGCGGCGCCCTTACCGCCGCCGACATGGCCGCCTATGCGCCGGACTGGGTGACGCCCGTGGCGCAGGACTATCGCGGCTACACCGTCCACGAGATCCCGCCCAACGGGCAGGGCATCACCGCGCTGATGGCGCTGGGCATCCTCTCCCATTTCGACCTTCAGGGGTTCTCGGCGGATGGCGTGGAGGCGCAGCACCTCCAGATCGAAGCCATCAAGCTCGCCTTCGCCGATGTCTATCGCTACGTGGCGGACCCCCGGGCCATGGAGATCAGCCCGGCGGACATGCTGGATGCCGACTATCTCGCCTCCCGCGCCCGCCTCATCGATCCGCGCCGAGCGCAACGCTTCGCGCCGGGCAATCCGGTGCGGGGCGGCACCATATATCTCACGGCGGCGGATGCCTCGGGGATGATGGTGAGCTTCATACAGAGCAATTATCAGGGCTTCGGCTCCGGCGTGGTGCTGCCGGAGTGGGGCGTCTCGCTGCAGAACCGCGGCTTCGGTTTCAGCCTGAACCCGGAGCGCGCCAACGTGGTGGCGCCGCGCAAGCGGCCGTTCCAGACCATCATCCCCGGCTTCCTGACCAAGGGCGGCCAGCCGGTGATGAGCTTCGGCGTGATGGGCGGCAACATGCAGCCGCAGGGCCACGTTCAGACGCTGGTCCGCATGCTCGACTTCGCCCAGAACCCCCAGGCCGCCTGCGACGCGCCGCGCTGGCGCTTCGACGAGGGGCTCTCCATCAACCTGGAACCCGGCAATTCGCCGGAGCTGCTGGACGGCCTCGCCGCGCTCGGCCACGAGGTGGCGGTGCTCAACGACACCTATCAGGATTTCGGCGCCGGCCAGTTCATCTGGCGCATGGGCGATCCGGCGGTGGAAGGCTACGCGGCGGCGAGCGACCCGCGCCGGGATGGGCAGGCGGCGGTGAGCTGA
- the dxs gene encoding 1-deoxy-D-xylulose-5-phosphate synthase, giving the protein MTLLKTPLLDTIREPADVRRLPQEKLTQLAAELRAETIDAVSVTGGHLGAGLGVVELTVALHHVFNTPHDRLIWDVGHQCYPHKILTGRRERIRTLRTGGGLSGFTNRAESEYDPFGAGHSSTSISAGLGMAVARDLGGAERNVVAVIGDGAMSAGMAYEAMNNAGAMDSRLIVILNDNDMSIAPPTGAMSAYLARLISGQTYRSLREIGKQIAGHLPKFVERGAQRAEEFARGFWTGGTLFEELGFYYVGPIDGHNLDHLLPVLKNVRDAKTGPILVHVVTQKGKGYGPAEQSADKYHGVVKFDVVTGAQVKAKSNAPSYTRVFAESLISEARRDPKIVAITAAMPSGTGIDLFGQAYPDRTFDVGIAEQHAVTFAGGLATEGFKPFCALYSTFLQRAYDQVIHDVALQGLPVRFIVDRAGLVGADGATHAGAYDLAYLGCLPGMVLMSPSDEAELMHMIATAVAYDDGPSAVRFPRGEGVGVERPDRAEALPIGKGRIVRGSGEGDVAILSLGTRLAAALEAAERLEAAGFAVTVADARFAKPIDSDLALKLAAGHAALVTVEEGSIGGFGSQVLQLLTDAGALDRGTVKVRSMVLPDIYIDHDTQARQLAEAGLDANAIVAKVEGLLGKAKAGRELSRAG; this is encoded by the coding sequence GTGACCTTGCTGAAGACCCCGTTGCTCGACACCATCCGCGAGCCCGCAGATGTGCGCCGCCTGCCCCAGGAAAAGCTCACCCAGCTTGCGGCCGAACTGCGCGCCGAGACCATCGATGCGGTGTCCGTCACCGGCGGGCATCTGGGCGCGGGCCTCGGCGTGGTTGAGCTGACGGTGGCATTGCACCACGTCTTCAACACCCCCCACGACCGGCTGATCTGGGACGTGGGCCACCAGTGCTATCCCCACAAGATTCTCACCGGGCGGCGCGAGCGCATCCGCACGCTGCGCACCGGTGGCGGCCTCTCCGGCTTCACCAACCGGGCGGAGAGCGAATACGACCCCTTCGGCGCGGGCCATTCCTCCACCTCCATCTCCGCCGGCCTCGGCATGGCGGTGGCGCGCGACCTCGGCGGGGCGGAGCGCAACGTGGTGGCGGTGATCGGCGACGGCGCCATGTCGGCGGGCATGGCCTATGAGGCGATGAACAATGCCGGCGCCATGGATTCGCGCCTCATCGTCATCCTCAACGACAACGACATGTCCATCGCCCCGCCCACGGGCGCCATGTCGGCCTATCTGGCGCGGCTCATCTCGGGGCAGACGTATCGGTCCCTGCGTGAAATCGGCAAGCAGATCGCCGGCCACCTGCCCAAGTTCGTGGAGCGCGGCGCCCAGCGGGCCGAGGAATTCGCGCGCGGCTTCTGGACCGGCGGCACGCTGTTCGAGGAGCTGGGCTTCTATTATGTCGGCCCCATCGACGGGCACAATCTCGACCACCTGCTCCCCGTTCTGAAGAACGTGCGGGACGCCAAGACGGGGCCGATCCTCGTCCATGTGGTCACCCAGAAGGGCAAGGGCTACGGCCCGGCCGAGCAGAGCGCGGACAAGTACCACGGCGTGGTGAAGTTCGACGTGGTGACGGGCGCGCAGGTGAAGGCCAAGTCCAACGCCCCCTCCTACACCCGCGTGTTCGCCGAGAGCCTGATCTCCGAGGCGCGGCGCGATCCCAAGATCGTCGCCATCACCGCTGCCATGCCCTCAGGCACCGGCATCGACCTGTTCGGGCAGGCCTATCCGGACCGCACCTTCGACGTGGGCATCGCCGAGCAGCATGCGGTGACGTTCGCGGGCGGCCTCGCGACGGAAGGCTTCAAGCCGTTCTGCGCGCTCTATTCCACCTTCCTCCAGCGGGCCTATGACCAGGTGATCCACGACGTGGCGCTTCAAGGCCTGCCCGTGCGCTTCATCGTGGACCGCGCCGGCCTCGTGGGGGCGGACGGGGCGACCCATGCGGGCGCCTACGACCTCGCCTATCTCGGCTGCCTGCCCGGCATGGTGCTGATGTCGCCGTCCGACGAGGCGGAGCTGATGCACATGATCGCCACGGCGGTCGCCTATGACGACGGCCCCTCCGCCGTGCGCTTCCCGCGCGGCGAGGGCGTGGGCGTGGAGCGGCCTGACCGGGCCGAGGCGCTGCCCATCGGCAAGGGCCGCATTGTGCGTGGCTCCGGCGAAGGCGATGTCGCCATCCTCTCGCTGGGCACGCGCCTTGCCGCCGCGCTGGAGGCCGCCGAGCGTCTGGAGGCGGCCGGCTTTGCTGTGACCGTGGCGGACGCCCGCTTCGCCAAGCCCATCGACAGCGACCTCGCGCTGAAGCTGGCGGCCGGCCATGCCGCGCTGGTGACGGTGGAGGAGGGCTCCATCGGCGGCTTCGGCAGCCAGGTGCTCCAGCTTCTCACCGATGCGGGGGCGCTGGATCGCGGCACCGTCAAGGTGCGCTCCATGGTGCTGCCGGACATCTACATCGACCACGACACGCAGGCCCGCCAGCTCGCCGAGGCCGGCCTCGACGCCAACGCCATCGTGGCGAAGGTGGAAGGGCTGCTGGGTAAGGCGAAGGCGGGGCGGGAGCTGTCGCGGGCGGGGTGA
- a CDS encoding glycosyltransferase family 2 protein — protein sequence MTRSFPTVAEAPSAQDGERPDPAAVTVVFVTYNSSSVIGRAVASVPSECPVVVVDNASPEGTAWAATLSRPADLLAMPVNAGFGTACNAGARRARTPYVLFLNPDAVLEPDTIPRLLAAARLYGEPSILMPAIVGENGRLMRKEGSILEKVPRSARLAPGEIAGDYCTRFVHGAAFMVPRAAFLDLGGFDESIFLYHEDDDLSLRALARRIPIVVVTEARVTHAGGRSSTPSFSQTFRINRAKMHSELYVREKYGHAGGRASRLLWLGAGCALALAVFDLHRVAIRAGKFAGLIDGVRRNAPPHV from the coding sequence ATGACGCGCTCTTTTCCGACCGTGGCGGAAGCGCCCTCCGCACAGGATGGCGAACGGCCCGACCCCGCCGCCGTGACGGTGGTCTTCGTCACCTACAACAGCTCGTCCGTCATCGGCCGGGCGGTGGCGAGCGTTCCGTCGGAATGTCCGGTGGTGGTGGTGGACAATGCGAGCCCGGAGGGCACGGCCTGGGCCGCGACGCTCTCCCGCCCCGCCGATCTCCTCGCCATGCCGGTGAATGCCGGCTTCGGCACCGCCTGCAATGCGGGCGCGCGCCGCGCCCGAACGCCTTACGTGCTCTTCCTCAATCCCGATGCAGTGCTGGAGCCGGACACCATTCCCCGCCTTCTGGCGGCAGCACGGCTCTATGGCGAGCCGTCCATCCTCATGCCGGCCATCGTCGGCGAGAACGGCCGGCTCATGCGCAAGGAAGGCTCCATTCTGGAGAAGGTGCCGCGCAGCGCCCGCCTCGCGCCTGGGGAGATCGCGGGGGATTACTGCACCCGTTTCGTCCACGGCGCGGCCTTCATGGTGCCCCGCGCCGCCTTCCTCGATCTCGGCGGCTTCGACGAATCCATATTCCTCTACCATGAGGACGACGACCTCTCGCTTCGCGCGCTCGCCCGTCGCATCCCCATCGTGGTGGTGACGGAGGCGCGGGTGACTCATGCGGGCGGGCGTTCCAGCACGCCCTCCTTCAGCCAGACCTTCCGCATCAACCGCGCCAAGATGCATTCGGAACTCTATGTGCGGGAGAAGTACGGCCACGCCGGCGGGCGGGCGTCGCGGCTGCTGTGGCTCGGCGCCGGCTGCGCGCTGGCGCTGGCGGTTTTCGACCTGCACCGGGTCGCCATCCGGGCGGGAAAGTTCGCCGGCCTGATCGATGGAGTGCGCCGGAACGCTCCGCCGCACGTATAG
- a CDS encoding glycosyltransferase family 9 protein, with protein sequence MAWFRDLLGVWRQRPPELSAEPPPVEQAADPAATLPFPAPPAPAPEPTFAPGPWRGPLARLAELGPAPSLMVVKLDHVGDFVTALPAIRRLREAFPASRLTLLCAPFVRDFAAATGLFDAVRAFDYYPARGHPPSAVPPEALAALAVLDLPPADIAIDLRHADDARPLLAALPVRFRVGFAGLHAGHGLDLALPEMEASARTGGLFAPLPAGVRLSALAEVLVSAFRAGQSHPPAPIPLGALPALPDVPDGYGVLAPGARLAIKLWPVEYWRALAARMLAESPLGLVLTGTAEDAPLCAAIAEGLPADRVANLAGRQDLAGLAAVIGGARVVVALDSAPAHLAAALGRPTLCLFSGLADIHSWAPAGPRVAVVSAHASCAPCFLSDVADCAHGHGCMTRLTPDHALAGLAALGLEFAGVRLH encoded by the coding sequence ATGGCGTGGTTCCGCGATCTTCTCGGTGTCTGGCGGCAGCGGCCGCCGGAGCTTTCCGCCGAGCCGCCGCCCGTGGAACAGGCAGCCGATCCCGCAGCAACCCTTCCATTCCCTGCGCCACCCGCGCCCGCGCCGGAGCCGACCTTCGCGCCCGGCCCGTGGCGGGGGCCTTTGGCGCGGCTCGCGGAGCTGGGGCCGGCGCCGTCGCTAATGGTGGTGAAGCTCGATCACGTTGGGGATTTCGTGACCGCTCTTCCGGCGATCCGCCGGCTGCGGGAGGCGTTTCCCGCCTCGCGCCTGACGCTGCTGTGCGCGCCCTTCGTCCGCGATTTCGCCGCCGCCACCGGTCTCTTCGATGCGGTGCGGGCGTTCGATTATTATCCGGCGCGGGGTCATCCGCCCTCTGCCGTCCCGCCCGAGGCGCTGGCCGCGCTGGCGGTGCTCGATCTGCCCCCTGCCGATATCGCCATCGACCTGCGCCACGCCGACGATGCCCGCCCGCTGCTCGCCGCGCTGCCGGTGCGGTTCCGCGTCGGGTTCGCGGGGCTCCATGCCGGCCATGGCCTGGACCTCGCCTTGCCGGAAATGGAGGCGTCGGCCCGGACGGGCGGCCTGTTTGCGCCGTTGCCGGCGGGGGTGCGCCTGTCCGCCCTCGCCGAAGTGCTGGTGAGCGCCTTCCGCGCGGGGCAGTCCCACCCGCCCGCGCCGATCCCCCTCGGTGCGCTACCGGCGCTGCCGGATGTCCCCGATGGCTATGGCGTGCTCGCCCCCGGCGCCCGGCTCGCCATCAAGCTCTGGCCGGTGGAATACTGGCGGGCGCTGGCGGCGCGGATGCTTGCGGAAAGTCCTCTCGGCCTCGTGCTCACGGGAACGGCCGAGGATGCGCCCCTGTGCGCGGCCATCGCCGAGGGCCTGCCGGCGGATCGCGTCGCCAATCTCGCCGGGCGGCAGGATCTCGCCGGGCTCGCCGCCGTCATCGGCGGGGCGCGGGTGGTGGTGGCGCTGGATTCCGCGCCTGCCCATCTCGCGGCGGCGCTGGGGCGTCCCACCCTTTGCCTCTTCTCCGGCCTTGCCGATATCCACAGCTGGGCACCAGCCGGGCCGCGCGTGGCGGTGGTGAGCGCCCATGCGAGCTGCGCGCCGTGCTTTCTGAGCGATGTGGCGGACTGCGCCCACGGCCACGGCTGCATGACGCGGCTGACGCCGGACCACGCGCTGGCGGGCCTTGCGGCCCTCGGCCTTGAGTTTGCCGGCGTTCGGCTGCACTAA